The Silene latifolia isolate original U9 population chromosome X, ASM4854445v1, whole genome shotgun sequence genome contains the following window.
TCATAACAATCCTCTTTGCCTACACCAAATAATATCCTCCTGCTTGATCCCTTCCTTAGTACAAGAAATAAGCTTCAAATGACAGCCCTGCCTGACTGTTCGAATAATTTCTCCAGGATGAATAACATACTGATTGACCCTACTAGTGTTTCTAGCATACCAAATCTGATATTGAGTAGCTACCATCAAAGCACTTAACAGTTTCCTGATGAAACCCGAATAGTTCCTCAGTTTAAGCATTCCCCCAGGACTAAGATTCCCAGGCATTCTGATCTGCAACCAGTCAAACAACCTACCATAACAGTGCCTACTATAGATACACTTAGCAAATAGATGGTCATGATCCTCTTGGTACACATCACACATGAAGCACGTACCCTGATTTGCAATTCCCATTTTGGTCAATCTGTCCAAGGTAAGCAATCTGTTCTGATGAATGAGCCATGAGTTAAAACAGTGGCTAGAAATATTAAATCTGTTCCAAACCACATGATACCAGCTAACCCTGCTATTCTGTTCTTGAATGAGCCAATTATATCCATCCTTGATGCTATATTCTCCATCCTTCCCCAACCATTTATCATCAACAAAAGCATCTCTTAATCTAGTCTTGACTTCACACACTTTCCTCCAAGCCCAAGAACTAGAATTACTAGGACTATAATCCTTCCAATGTTTgctttttatataaattttatcaATCCATAAAATCCATAGGTGGTCCTTTTTGCTGACAATCCACCATACCAGTTTGCCCATTGCAGCTATATTCCAAATTTTGCTGTCAAACACTCCCAGACCTCCAGTTTCCTTACTCCTGCAGACAGTTTTCCAAGACACCAGAGGAGCTTTCGAGTAGTCATCTGTACCTTCCCATAAAAAATTCCTGCAGAGTGCTTGAATTTTGTCCATCACACCAGCAGGAAGGATAAAGATTTGAGCCCAGTAATTATGGAGGGTAGCAAGCACAAATTTTACTAAGGTGAGCCTTCCAGAATAAGAAATTCTCCTTTTATTCCAACCCCTAATTCTAGTAACCATCTTCTCTACTAGACTGTTGCAATCAACCTTGGATAGTCTCTTATGAGAGATATTGACACCCAGATATTTAAAGGGAAGAGATACCTTCTTGAACCCAGAATTCATTAGAATATCCCTCTCCACATCAGTTGGAATGCCATTAAAAATGATGTCAGATTTCTCATTGCTAATCTGAAGTCCTGAGGCCTTTGTGAAACTAGAGAACACTTAAATGATAGTGAAGACAGAAGCTATGTTACCTTTACAGAATAACAAAAGGTCGTCTGCAAACATTAGATGGGTCAGCTTGAGGCCTCTGCACAGTGAGTGGTAAGAAAATCTAGGGCCAGTGCAAACTTCTTTTAGTAGCCTACTCAGATATTCCATGCATATGGTGAATAATAGGGGGGACAAAGGATCTCCTTGTCTAATCCCCTTTTGTCCCTTGAAAAAACCATGAGTATGTCCATTTAGAACAATAGAGAAAGTGGTAGTGGTCACACATTGCATGACAAGCCTAATAAATTTGGGAGGAAAATGCAAGCTAATGAGCACCTGATGGATAAAATTCCATTCAATGGAATCGTAGGCCTTCCTTAAATCCACTTTGAGCATACAGCGAGGAGATACACTCTTCCTATTGTAAAGTCTCACCAGATCCTGACTTATGAGGATGTTACCCATTATGCTTCTTCCTTTTATAAAAGCTGCCTGATTAGGACTGATGATTTTAGGAAGAATAGGAGCCAGTCTAGCAAAAAGCAGTTTGGAAATAATCTTGTAAATAGTATTGCAGCATGCTAAAGGCCTGAATTCCTTGACAGAAGTAGGATTCTTGACTTTAGGAATCAAGATCAGGTTAGTGTTGTTCACCTGTTTCAGTAATTGCTCATTTTGGAAAAAATCTTGCACAGCAGTACACAGTTCTCCTTTTATAATCTCCCAACCAGCCTTGAAAAAGCAACTAGAATATCCATCTGGTCCTGGACTTTTGTCATCAGGAATTGAGAACACAATATTCTTAATTTCCTCCACAGTAGGCTTCTTAAGAATATCCTCCCAGTCCTCTTCTTGCACTCGTGCCCCATTCTGCATTATACTATGGGAAAAACCAGTAGAAGTAGCCTTAGTCCCAAGAAGATCCACATAGTAGTCTACAAAAGCCTGCATAATCTTCTCAGGTTCCTTACACACAAGCCCTGTAGAATCTGCAATTTGAAGGACTTTATTATTCATTTGCCTTTGATTGATGACTCTATGAAACATTGCAGAGTTGATATCCCCCTCCTTGGCCCAGTCAATTTTAGCTTTTTGTTTCAGAAACTCCTCTTTTGCCTTAGCCAGCATTTGATAGCTAGCTCTAGTTAAATACTCAGTATCCATCAGAGTTCTATTAGTAGGATCAAGCTGTAATTGTTTCTGTATATCCAAAAGCAATCCCATTGCTATCTCTGCATTTTTCTCAACATCAGAAAAAAGATCTTTGTTTAAAGTTTTGAAATCAGGCTTCAGTAACTTTAACTTTCTCACTACAATATACATTGGAGTCCCCTGAATTCTCCTGTTCCAACCATTCTTAAGGATCTCAGCAAACTCATTCACACCAGTCCACATGTTATAAAATTTGAAAGGCTTCTTCCTTGACATATGAGTATCACCATCAGTAATAAAACATGGGCAGTGGTCATAATCTCCTTCAGGAGCATAATAAGCAAAGTAATCAGGCCATTTATCACACCATCCCTTATTCACAAGCACCCTATCAATTCTGCTAAAAACTCTAGTGGCACTTGGTTGTTTATTATTCCAAGTGAAAAAAGATCCAGTGCATTTTATGTCTTGTAAGTCACAAAGTTCAACAGTATTCTGAAAAGGTAAAACCTCAGCATCCTTGACAGGTAAACCAATCTTCTCATCAAGGTACATGACATTATTAAAATCTCCAAGTACAATCCATGGTTCCACCACAGCTATTCTAACCAGTGCATCCCATAAAGGTACCCTTTCCTCTATTTTGTTAAAACCATAAACATAGGTAACAAAAAATTCATTAGCAGTAACCAGTTCCTTAACTTTAAGGTGAATGAACTGAGCTTCCATATCCACAATGTTAACAACATATTTTTGGTCCTTCCACAGAACCCAAATTCTTCCACCCTCATGATGCAGATGATTTGTGATGTAAGACCAACCAACACAAAGATTATCTACTACTTTATTTAGAGATCCAGGTTTCACTCTGGTCTCAAGGAGCCCAAATAGGTCCACATTGGATTGATGTAGACGCCACTTAATATCTTTTTGTTTAGTCAAACTATTTAGGCCCCTAATATTCCAAACTCCAATACTACCCATGAGAGGCCAAAGCCTCCCCTCCTCCTCCTTTATCAACCATTTCACCAGATTTAGCAAGTTCAGTATTAAAATTTGCCACAAATCCTCCAGTCCTTCCTGGTATCCTTGATTCATACCTTGTCATGCGAGTAAGAATTCTAGCAGGAGTGAAGATTGCTCCCGTAGTAGTAGTCAGTGGTGTAACAGCTGGTGTATTCACCCCTGTGTTACTACCTTGCCCACTATCTTTATGCACAGCCTCCTGGGTAGGCACCACAGTTGGTATAATCCCTGGACTTTTCACTAGCTGTGGATAGTCTGCAGGATTAAGAGTTGATTCCACTGTTTCTCTTCTCTTCCAAACCTGCTTTGGATGTTGCTGCCTCACAGGTTGAATAGGTCTACGCATCCATCCATTCCCTTTCCTACATTGTGCTGCACTGTGCCCAATCCCTTTGCATTTCATACATGTGATTGGTAACCAATCATATTCAACCAACACAGTGACCTCCTGTCCCAATTCATCCTCAAATTTAATTTTATCAGGAAATTGTTGATCAATCGTAACCTCCACCATAACCCTAGCGAAACCCAATAATGTTCTCTCAATAGTCAGGTCATCAATACGAATAAACTTTCCAACTATAGAAGCCAACTTCTCAAGACATTTAGCTCCCCAGAATTTTAGGTCCAACCCTACCAATTTGATCCATATGGGTACAGTCTTAACAGATACCTTAGTTATCTTGGTATTAGGTTCCCATGGCCTAATTATGACAGGTTTACCATCAAATAAGAACATTCCCTTCTTCAGTACTAGGTTATGATGTTCTATAGTAGCAAACCTTACCACAAAAAGACCATTAGGAAGAAAGGCTATCTTAGTTATTTCATAATCACGCCATTCACGCCTCAAATAACCTTCCATCGCAGCCCATGGCGGATTCGCACCCATTACATATCCATAAATTGCTAAGGACCAGTAATCAATTTCCTCCTGAACATCATCTGAAGTAAGTTTGAGTATATTAACTTTCGGAATTTCCAATTCTGCAtcctcagcaattggcgacaattTCTCCTCCACGATGCGATTCTCTTCAGGCGTCGGAACTACTCCAGTATCCTCATGTTCCGTCACCGGTGATTCCTCAGTGCTCACCTCTTCCTCTGCATATTCTATTCCAGCACGACGCAGTATAGAGGCTACTTCCGCCCTAATTTTTGCAATTTCTGTAACACgatcaatattattattactagtattagaattattatttgtattttgtttatgattaCTACTTGATTGTATATTATTATTAGTTGATTGatttgtttgatttgtttttgctgTAGTTGATGAACTAGATTGCGTTGTTTTAGATTTAGTCTTCGCCATTGCAAAGAGCACAAAGTTATTTCTCTCTCTAGCTCATCATGTTGGATGATTTTCTGACATAGTATCAGAGTTAGTATGGATCAAAAGGTCACGGATTTAAATCTCATCA
Protein-coding sequences here:
- the LOC141617016 gene encoding uncharacterized protein LOC141617016 → MEEDGNEIAKIRAEVASILRRAGIEYAEEEVSTEESPVTEHEDTGVVPTPEENRIVEEKLSPIAEDAELEIPKVNILKLTSDDVQEEIDYWSLAIYGYVMGANPPWAAMEGYLRREWRDYEITKIAFLPNGLFVVRFATIEHHNLVLKKGMFLFDGKPVIIRPWEPNTKITKVSVKTVPIWIKLVGLDLKFWGAKCLEKLASIVGKFIRIDDLTIERTLLGFARVMVEVTIDQQFPDKIKFEDELGQEVTVLVEYDWLPITCMKCKGIGHSAAQCRKGNGWMRRPIQPVRQQHPKQVWKRRETVESTLNPADYPQLVKSPGIIPTVVPTQEAVHKDSGQGSNTGVNTPAVTPLTTTTGAIFTPARILTRMTRYESRIPGRTGGFVANFNTELAKSGEMVDKGGGGEALASHGVKPGSLNKVVDNLCVGWSYITNHLHHEGGRIWVLWKDQKYVVNIVDMEAQFIHLKVKELVTANEFFVTYVYGFNKIEERVPLWDALVRIAVVEPWIVLGDFNNVMYLDEKIGLPVKDAEVLPFQNTVELCDLQDIKCTGSFFTWNNKQPSATRVFSRIDRVLVNKGWCDKWPDYFAYYAPEGDYDHCPCFITDGDTHMSRKKPFKFYNMWTGVNEFAEILKNGWNRRIQGTPMYIVVRKLKLLKPDFKTLNKDLFSDVEKNAEIAMGLLLDIQKQLQLDPTNRTLMDTEYLTRASYQMLAKAKEEFLKQKAKIDWAKEGDINSAMFHRVINQRQMNNKVLQIADSTGLVCKEPEKIMQAFVDYYVDLLGTKATSTGFSHSIMQNGARVQEEDWEDILKKPTVEEIKNIVFSIPDDKSPGPDGYSSCFFKAGWEIIKGELCTAVQDFFQNEQLLKQVNNTNLILIPKVKNPTSVKEFRPLACCNTIYKIISKLLFARLAPILPKIISPNQAAFIKGRSIMGNILISQDLVRLYNRKSVSPRCMLKVDLRKAYDSIEWNFIHQRPQADPSNASGLQISNEKSDIIFNGIPTDVERDILMNSGFKKVSLPFKYLGVNISHKRLSKVDCNSLVEKMVTRIRGWNKRRISYSGRLTLVKFVLATLHNYWAQIFILPAGVMDKIQALCRNFLWEGTDDYSKAPLVSWKTVCRSKETGGLGVFDSKIWNIAAMGKLVWWIVSKKDHLWILWIDKIYIKSKHWKDYSPSNSSSWAWRKVCEVKTRLRDAFVDDKWLGKDGEYSIKDGYNWLIQEQNSRVSWYHVVWNRFNISSHCFNSWLIHQNRLLTLDRLTKMGIANQGTCFMCDVYQEDHDHLFAKCIYSRHCYGRLFDWLQIRMPGNLSPGGMLKLRNYSGFIRKLLSALMVATQYQIWYARNTSRVNQYVIHPGEIIRTVRQGCHLKLISCTKEGIKQEDIIWCRQRGLL